In one Anas platyrhynchos isolate ZD024472 breed Pekin duck chromosome 8, IASCAAS_PekinDuck_T2T, whole genome shotgun sequence genomic region, the following are encoded:
- the DNTTIP2 gene encoding deoxynucleotidyltransferase terminal-interacting protein 2, whose amino-acid sequence MVATRQAARRRGQAPPAAAGDTGSTPGPRPAGAAEMTSAEIGTSVSTKMPRRSRAICKPEVIKESQLEQVEHPEAKSDASDSLEIKNTRNENTTVHSAQSAAEPQVDGDVSEAESNCSAMSGLQTPLIIRVTRRRQIVVPYQPDSPAKKRQDKAAFLNELSRTLDEDDVSEAESCSGVVSGIQMPNVTRTTRKRQSRKKLQPDPVCEAQSEDISDAESCCFHMEQPITTKRLTRSMQMKAQAENNEEVNRIVSENDNLIEDTVKSDPLVISDSRPAPQLVSDNKDASSVTAHNKESSSSTSKCSSKSANATVNEDVKQDFLNDITPSSLKKMKQSSNTESPRKKTIKDAQILGVDDSEEECDKIQEEHSKILVRGVKLKNMDLCSTDCMSPKQLLESKGQVTSNESKKVPEYKRIDAEAAVERSFAHASELRKDEQSSAVSSPREDAPVTQITDSVAGRCRMLEISVDSGEDQTGEYADSVSHSSERSSSGNNSLTLFLSKDESDESENSDVADTDTVEENKSYMEAGERTPSMTKPLKKNSLHVEGLFVIDTEPGMGSNQKYYLDQVDQASDVESKYEGNEKVEESSDLEEAEEELIDEDEKDEDDDLLKNKIDVLHLSSSIDPGLNIKKLGGLYISFDGKKQKPSSSIIKQPMEKKKDQLLQKSIITPDFEKKECVPPFRESLHQLKKQRRAEREKTTGDGWFGMKAPEITSELKNDLKVLKMRASLDPKHFYKKNDRDGLPKYFQVGTVVDSPIDFYHSRIPKKQRKKTIVEELLADSEFRRYNKRKYQEIMSEKAAFAAGKKNRKKKKFHN is encoded by the exons ATGGTGGCCACCAGGCAGGCAGCGAGGCGGCGGGGACAGGCGCCGCCGGCGGCGGCTGGAGACACCGGCAGCACCCCCGGGCCCCGGCCCGCCGGGGCGGCGGAG atGACATCTGCTGAAATTGGTACTTCTGTATCTACAAAGATGCCCAGAAGGAGTAGAGCAATTTGTAAGCCTGAGGTAATTAAAGAATCTCAGCTTGAACAGGTGGAACATCCAGAAGCAAAATCAGATGCCAGTGATAGCTTAGAGATAAAAAATACTAGAAATGAGAACACAACTGTTCATTCAGCACAATCAGCTGCCGAACCCCAGGTTGATGGGGATGTGTCAGAAGCAGAATCAAACTGCTCTGCTATGTCTGGTCTTCAGACACCTTTGATTATAAGAGTAACAAGAAGACGACAGATTGTAGTTCCTTATCAACCAGATTCTCCTGcaaaaaaaagacaggacaAGGCTGCTTTTCTAAATGAGTTAAGCAGGACTCTGGATGAAGATGATGTCTCTGAAGCTGAATCTTGTTCCGGTGTTGTTTCTGGTATCCAGATGCCTAACGTTACCAGGACtacaagaaaaaggcaaagcagaaagaagttaCAACCAGATCCAGTCTGTGAAGCCCAGAGTGAAGATATTTCTGATGCAGAGTCTTGCTGTTTTCATATGGAACAGCCCATTACTACCAAACGACTTACTAGGAGCATGCAAATGAAAGCACAAGCAGAAAATAATGAGGAAGTAAACAGAATTGTTTCAGAAAATGATAATTTAATTGAGGACACAGTTAAATCTGATCCATTAGTAATTTCTGATTCTAGACCTGCTCCACAATTAGTCTCTGACAACAAAGATGCTTCCTCTGTCACCGCACATAATAAAGAATCCAGTTCATCTACAAGCAAATGTTCTTCCAAATCTGCTAATGCAACCGTAAATGAAGATGTGAAACAAGACTTTTTGAATGATATAACACCCAGTAgtcttaaaaaaatgaaacaaagtagTAATACTGAATcgcccagaaaaaaaacaataaaagatgCACAAATTCTTGGGGTAGATGATTCAGAAGAAGAATGTGACAAAATTCAGGAAGAGCACAGTAAAATACTCGTGAGGGGAGTGAAATTAAAGAATATGGATCTTTGTTCAACTGATTGCATGAGTCCCAAACAATTGTTAGAATCCAAAGGGCAAGTAACAtcaaatgaaagtaaaaaagTTCCAGAATACAAAAGAATAGATGCTGAGGCAGCGGTAGAGAGGTCTTTTGCCCATGCAAGTGAATTAAGAAAGGATGAACAATCTAGTGCAGTGAGCAGCCCACGAGAGGATGCACCTGTTACACAAATAACTGACAGCGTTGCTGGTAGATGTAGAATGCTTGAAATCAGTGTGGACAGTGGCGAAGACCAAACAGGAGAATATGCTGATTCTGTATCCCACAGCAGTGAAAGATCAAGCAGTGGAAATAATTCCCTTACATTGTTTCTGAGCAAAGATGAAAGCGATGAATCTGAAAATAGTGATGTGGCAGACACAGATACAGTGGAAGAGAATAAGAGTTACATGGAGGCAGGTGAAAGGACTCCTTCCATGACCAAACCTTTAAAAAAGAATTCACTGCATGTTGAAGGGCTTTTTGTGATTGATACTGAGCCTGGCATGGGTTCCAACCAAAAGTATTATCTAGATCAGGTAGACCAAGCTAGTGATGTTGAAAGTAAAtatgaaggaaatgaaaaagttgAAGAATCCTCAGATCTAGAAGAGGCTGAAGAAGAACTGATAGATGAAGATGAGaaagatgaagatgatgatttattgaaaaataaaattgatgt TTTGCATCTTTCCAGCAGCATAGACCCTGGCTTGAACATTAAAAAGCTCGGAGGTTTATATATAAgctttgatggaaaaaaacaaaagcctagTTCAAGCATAATTAAACAACCgatggagaaaaagaaggacCAG CTCTTGCAGAAGAGTATAATAACtccagattttgaaaaaaaggaaTGTGTCCCACCCTTCAGGGAATCACTTCACCAGCTAAAGAAACAGCGCAGA GCAGAGCGAGAGAAGACAACAGGTGATGGCTGGTTTGGTATGAAAGCCCCAGAAATTACAAGTGAACTTAAAAACGATCTTAAAGTTTTGAAGATGAGAGCTTCATTGGACCCTAAgcatttttataaaaagaatgataGAGATGGTCTACCCAAGTACTTCCAG gttgGAACTGTGGTTGATTCTCCCATAGACTTTTATCATAGTCGAATTCCtaagaaacaaaggaagaaaacaattgtTGAAGAGCTGCTTGCAGATTCTGAGTTtagaag